A genomic window from Agrobacterium tumefaciens includes:
- a CDS encoding mannonate dehydratase, which produces MYVGTQVAARDDEDFKVWAQLGVKNISADPPGKPASWVLDDFERLRDKVESFGLVLDMVQLPLPSRPIEQASYPDILLAGPERDRQIDAVCTMIENIAKAGIPAAKYNLNLIGIPRTEMELGRGGSLNEAWRWDKADHNADPGLAGVLSEDENWERIDYFLERVVPVAASNKVRLACHPHDPYTPPGYKGVTRVLGTVEGLKKFVQMRENPYHGLNFCQGSIGEMLDNPREEIDDIIRWFGSRDKIFNVHFRNISGGKLSFMETFPDEGDMDMVRSLKLYRELGYRYMIMPDHVPTIAGRDPVGVAFGFCYGYIAALLEALNNKHL; this is translated from the coding sequence ATGTATGTCGGCACCCAGGTTGCTGCACGCGACGATGAGGATTTCAAGGTTTGGGCGCAGCTCGGCGTCAAGAACATAAGCGCTGACCCGCCCGGAAAGCCCGCGAGCTGGGTTCTGGATGACTTCGAGCGTCTGCGCGACAAGGTCGAAAGTTTCGGTCTGGTGCTGGACATGGTGCAATTGCCCCTGCCTTCCCGGCCGATCGAACAGGCATCGTATCCGGATATCCTGCTTGCCGGTCCAGAGCGTGACCGGCAGATCGATGCCGTCTGCACGATGATCGAGAATATCGCCAAGGCCGGCATTCCGGCAGCGAAATACAATCTCAATCTCATCGGCATTCCGCGCACTGAAATGGAACTTGGCCGCGGCGGTTCGCTGAATGAAGCGTGGCGGTGGGACAAGGCTGACCACAATGCCGATCCGGGTCTGGCCGGCGTACTTTCGGAAGACGAGAACTGGGAGCGCATCGATTATTTCCTCGAGCGCGTGGTGCCGGTCGCGGCAAGCAACAAGGTGCGCCTCGCGTGCCATCCGCATGATCCCTATACGCCACCGGGCTATAAGGGCGTCACCCGTGTGCTCGGCACCGTCGAGGGCCTGAAGAAATTCGTGCAGATGCGCGAAAACCCCTATCACGGCCTGAATTTCTGCCAGGGGTCGATTGGCGAGATGCTTGATAATCCGCGCGAGGAGATCGATGACATCATCCGCTGGTTCGGCAGCCGCGACAAGATTTTCAACGTCCATTTCCGCAATATCAGCGGCGGCAAGCTGTCGTTCATGGAGACGTTCCCCGATGAGGGCGACATGGACATGGTACGTTCGCTGAAGCTCTATCGTGAGCTGGGCTATCGCTACATGATCATGCCCGATCATGTGCCGACGATTGCCGGCCGCGACCCCGTCGGCGTCGCTTTCGGCTTCTGCTACGGCTACATCGCCGCGCTTCTGGAAGCACTCAACAACAAGCATCTTTGA
- a CDS encoding ABC transporter substrate-binding protein: protein MLVPAAPSLAKTPNDQLIIATSLAQVLSLDPHQATEAKANEIMANLYDRLISVDGSGKVSPQLAERWETDDKGITFHLREAKFASGNPVTSADVVYSFSRLLKMNQAAAANLKRVGYNADNVDKLVSAPDEKTVRIELSGETTSELLLYRLAMVIASVVDSKELKSHEVNDDWGNAWLRTNSAGSGPFTLNRWSPNEIIILEANKDYVAGSPKMRRVIVRHVPESQVERLMLERGDIDIASALTAADLAIFNNKEGFQIQRVPTGGFYVLSMNAGKEPLSNPKVREAIAYGIDYKGMEKTIMGPYGRARTVPVPENFEYAIPSPDWKLDVPKAKALLKEAGYENGFTLNLKTIAQTPRIDLATAIQASLSQIGIKVNIQQGNGSDVIAAHRARDFDLLIPQTGAYMPNVLGSMEQFSSNPDNSLAANNAGNFVWRSAWDIPELTALTAKASLEPDAKKRGEIYTEMQEKFIAQNPAVLPMFERFEPIVLNARVKDYVGHPSQTTRLEKVTKD from the coding sequence ATGCTGGTGCCCGCGGCACCAAGTCTGGCAAAAACCCCCAACGACCAGCTCATCATCGCAACGTCGCTGGCTCAGGTTCTGTCGCTTGATCCGCATCAGGCCACCGAAGCCAAGGCCAACGAAATCATGGCCAATCTTTATGATCGCCTGATTTCGGTTGACGGTTCGGGCAAGGTCTCGCCGCAGCTGGCGGAGCGCTGGGAGACAGACGACAAGGGCATCACGTTCCATCTTCGCGAGGCCAAATTCGCGTCCGGCAATCCTGTCACCTCTGCGGATGTGGTTTATTCGTTCAGCCGCCTGTTGAAGATGAACCAGGCGGCCGCCGCCAACCTTAAACGTGTCGGTTATAATGCTGACAATGTCGACAAGCTGGTGAGCGCGCCGGATGAAAAAACGGTGCGCATCGAACTTTCCGGTGAGACCACGTCCGAACTGCTGCTCTATCGCCTCGCCATGGTCATTGCCAGCGTTGTCGACAGCAAGGAACTCAAGTCCCATGAAGTCAATGATGATTGGGGCAATGCCTGGCTGAGAACGAATTCCGCCGGTTCCGGACCCTTCACGCTCAATCGCTGGTCGCCCAATGAGATCATCATTCTCGAGGCCAACAAGGATTACGTGGCCGGCAGCCCGAAAATGCGCCGCGTCATCGTGCGGCATGTGCCCGAAAGCCAGGTCGAGCGTCTGATGCTGGAGCGCGGCGATATCGACATCGCCAGTGCCTTGACGGCGGCTGACCTTGCGATCTTCAACAACAAGGAAGGTTTTCAGATCCAGCGCGTGCCGACGGGCGGTTTCTACGTCCTGTCGATGAATGCCGGCAAGGAGCCTTTGTCCAATCCCAAGGTCCGCGAAGCAATCGCTTACGGCATCGACTACAAGGGCATGGAAAAGACCATCATGGGGCCTTATGGCCGGGCGCGCACGGTGCCGGTGCCTGAGAATTTCGAATATGCCATTCCAAGCCCGGACTGGAAACTCGATGTTCCCAAAGCAAAGGCACTGCTCAAGGAAGCCGGATATGAGAACGGCTTTACGCTTAATCTGAAGACGATTGCACAGACACCGCGTATCGACCTTGCCACCGCGATCCAGGCGTCCCTGAGCCAGATCGGCATCAAGGTCAATATCCAGCAGGGCAATGGTTCGGACGTGATTGCCGCTCACCGCGCCCGCGATTTCGATCTGCTCATTCCGCAGACCGGCGCCTATATGCCGAATGTGCTGGGTTCTATGGAGCAGTTTTCCAGCAACCCCGACAATTCGCTTGCCGCCAACAATGCCGGCAATTTCGTCTGGCGCTCGGCCTGGGACATTCCGGAACTGACTGCGCTGACGGCAAAGGCTTCGCTTGAACCCGACGCCAAGAAACGTGGGGAAATCTACACCGAGATGCAGGAGAAGTTCATTGCGCAGAATCCGGCCGTGCTGCCGATGTTTGAGCGGTTCGAACCGATTGTGCTCAATGCGCGCGTGAAGGACTATGTGGGCCATCCAAGCCAGACGACACGGCTGGAAAAGGTGACGAAGGACTGA
- a CDS encoding bifunctional diguanylate cyclase/phosphodiesterase, with protein MFTVLECVAVQHDRAVVLLAAVICLLGMLAFFHLLLRAEESPAGRKPYWVLTAAFAGGLSVWATHFVAMLAYKGSVPIGFDFFFTALSAALPVLGFWLALRVPSQAGYSPAIVGTLVTVSVAVMHFVGMAGMDVAATISYRWGAVLGGFAVAWVFFLLAFFLFRRSGSWKQRILLPAGSSILAICALHFTTVSATVLSPDPSISGPDPDSLARLMVIGAVSGVTFLIICVTATAALVDRYLVDLKGLVDATLDGLAVVRDGRIVELNTRFAGLLGNDEASLIGKNPDDLFKAIDGQPAYLPRHAPVEAIRERADRQQVFELAVRTIEYRGRPCEVMAIRDLTEKREAQREIEYLARHDVLTGLANRTMFQTQLRRQIENCDDEDEFALLALDLDRFKAVNDIFGHAEGDRVLKRVAAILHECARAGDVVARLGGDEFVILTARHTKADEARLLAETILGMFALKMNVANDPTAVGVSIGIAVFPRDGLNDESIMHAADLALYRAKVGGRGILAFYDPLMDQEARERRQLETDLRLAVNRNELLLNYQPVLSVECGQVVGYEALVRWQHPTRGVVSPDVFIPIAEESGIIISLGEWVLREACREASTWAPHLKIAVNVSPLQFSLANLGHVVCTVLMQTGLSPNRLELEITEAALLKDRKATLIILNQLKALGVAIVMDDFGTGYSSLSNLQSFPFDKIKIDRSFIAAMSDDDNARAIVRAVIGLGRSLDLPVTAEGIETDAQYRMVVDEGCAQAQGYLFGKPDVAPAGAAGTTTRKKYSV; from the coding sequence ATGTTCACGGTTCTGGAATGCGTTGCCGTACAACACGACCGGGCGGTCGTGCTTCTTGCGGCAGTGATCTGCCTGCTTGGCATGCTTGCCTTTTTTCACCTGTTGCTGCGTGCGGAGGAAAGTCCGGCAGGTCGCAAGCCCTATTGGGTGCTGACCGCCGCCTTTGCCGGGGGGCTTAGCGTCTGGGCCACACATTTCGTCGCCATGCTCGCCTATAAGGGATCGGTCCCTATCGGGTTTGATTTTTTCTTCACGGCTCTTTCCGCAGCGCTTCCGGTTCTGGGTTTCTGGCTGGCGCTCAGAGTGCCCTCGCAGGCAGGTTACAGCCCTGCCATCGTTGGAACGCTGGTGACCGTTTCGGTCGCCGTCATGCATTTCGTCGGCATGGCGGGAATGGATGTCGCCGCCACCATCAGCTATCGCTGGGGGGCTGTCCTTGGCGGTTTTGCCGTTGCCTGGGTGTTTTTTCTTCTGGCCTTTTTCCTGTTTCGCCGTTCCGGCTCCTGGAAACAGCGTATCCTCCTTCCGGCCGGCTCTTCGATCCTGGCAATCTGCGCACTGCACTTCACCACTGTTTCGGCAACGGTGCTGTCGCCGGATCCCTCCATTTCCGGTCCTGATCCCGATAGTCTTGCAAGGCTGATGGTGATCGGTGCCGTGTCCGGCGTAACGTTCCTCATCATTTGTGTGACTGCTACAGCGGCGCTTGTGGATCGCTACCTTGTCGATCTCAAGGGCCTTGTCGATGCGACGCTGGATGGTCTTGCCGTCGTGCGCGATGGTCGTATCGTCGAGTTGAACACCCGCTTTGCCGGTCTTCTCGGCAATGATGAGGCATCCCTGATCGGGAAGAATCCCGATGATCTGTTCAAGGCCATCGACGGGCAGCCCGCCTATCTGCCGCGCCACGCGCCGGTCGAGGCGATCCGCGAGCGGGCCGACCGGCAGCAGGTGTTTGAACTTGCCGTGCGCACCATCGAATATCGTGGTCGCCCCTGCGAGGTGATGGCCATTCGCGACCTGACGGAAAAGCGTGAGGCGCAACGGGAAATCGAATATCTCGCACGCCATGACGTGCTGACGGGCCTTGCGAACCGTACGATGTTCCAGACGCAGCTGCGCCGGCAGATCGAGAATTGCGACGACGAGGACGAATTTGCGCTGCTGGCGCTCGATCTCGACCGGTTCAAGGCGGTCAATGACATATTCGGCCATGCCGAGGGCGACCGCGTGCTCAAAAGGGTCGCCGCCATTCTCCATGAATGCGCAAGGGCAGGGGATGTGGTTGCGCGCCTTGGCGGTGACGAGTTCGTCATACTGACTGCCCGGCACACCAAGGCGGATGAGGCGCGATTGCTCGCCGAGACCATCCTTGGCATGTTCGCACTGAAAATGAATGTTGCCAACGACCCGACCGCCGTCGGCGTCAGCATCGGCATTGCCGTTTTCCCGCGTGATGGTCTGAATGATGAAAGCATCATGCACGCTGCAGATCTTGCACTTTACCGTGCCAAGGTCGGCGGGCGTGGCATATTGGCTTTTTACGATCCTCTGATGGATCAGGAGGCGCGTGAGCGCCGCCAGCTCGAAACGGATTTGCGGCTTGCCGTCAATCGCAACGAGTTGCTGTTGAACTACCAGCCGGTTTTATCCGTCGAATGTGGCCAGGTCGTTGGTTACGAGGCGCTGGTGCGCTGGCAACACCCGACAAGGGGTGTCGTGTCGCCGGATGTTTTCATTCCGATAGCGGAAGAAAGCGGGATCATCATCTCGCTCGGCGAATGGGTGCTGCGTGAGGCCTGCCGCGAGGCGAGCACCTGGGCACCGCATCTGAAAATCGCGGTCAATGTCTCGCCATTGCAATTTTCTCTGGCAAATCTCGGCCATGTCGTCTGTACGGTGCTGATGCAGACCGGTCTTTCGCCGAACCGGCTGGAACTGGAAATCACCGAGGCTGCGCTGCTGAAAGATCGCAAGGCGACGCTGATCATCCTCAACCAGTTGAAGGCGCTGGGCGTCGCCATCGTCATGGACGATTTCGGCACGGGTTATTCTTCGCTCAGCAATCTCCAGAGCTTCCCTTTCGACAAGATCAAGATCGACCGCAGCTTCATTGCCGCCATGAGCGATGATGACAATGCCCGCGCCATCGTGCGCGCGGTAATCGGCCTTGGCCGCAGCCTCGATCTGCCGGTGACGGCGGAAGGCATCGAAACCGACGCGCAATATCGTATGGTTGTCGATGAAGGATGCGCGCAGGCACAAGGTTATCTCTTCGGTAAACCCGATGTGGCGCCAGCCGGGGCCGCAGGTACGACCACACGCAAGAAATATTCCGTTTGA
- a CDS encoding Ku protein: protein MNRRASWKGHLAFADFNCEIGLYSALTSTEKISFNIVNRKTGHRVERQYVDSDTGDAVGRDDQVKGYERDNGDYIVIEGDEIAKLMPESDKVIRIRHFLECDEIDKLFFDKSYYLAPTQDGGEEALTLLAKAMQDENVVALGEAVLFRRNRMLLIRPSGKALIATTLNFGYEVRAESTVFKSIPDIQFDDEMLELAGHIIQTRAGTFDPAEYSDRYNDALAELVKAKIEGREIQRRPAPKEDNVIDLKEALRRSANADGGKKTRTTGRRTSRKAS, encoded by the coding sequence ATGAACCGAAGAGCCAGCTGGAAGGGCCATCTTGCCTTTGCCGATTTCAACTGCGAAATCGGCCTCTATTCCGCGCTGACCTCCACAGAGAAGATCTCGTTCAACATCGTCAACCGCAAGACCGGCCACCGGGTTGAGCGGCAATATGTCGATAGCGATACCGGCGACGCCGTCGGGCGTGACGATCAGGTCAAGGGCTACGAGCGCGACAATGGTGACTACATCGTCATCGAAGGCGATGAGATCGCAAAACTGATGCCGGAGAGTGACAAGGTCATTCGCATCCGGCATTTTCTTGAATGTGACGAGATCGACAAGCTGTTCTTCGACAAATCCTATTATCTCGCCCCCACGCAGGACGGCGGAGAGGAGGCCCTGACGCTGCTGGCAAAGGCCATGCAGGACGAAAACGTTGTCGCGCTTGGCGAGGCTGTACTTTTCCGTCGTAACCGCATGTTGCTGATCCGCCCAAGCGGCAAGGCGCTCATCGCCACCACGCTGAATTTCGGTTACGAGGTGCGCGCTGAGAGTACCGTTTTCAAGTCCATTCCCGATATCCAGTTCGATGACGAGATGCTGGAGCTTGCTGGCCACATTATTCAAACTCGCGCCGGCACCTTCGATCCCGCCGAATATAGCGACCGTTACAATGATGCGCTCGCGGAGCTGGTGAAGGCCAAGATCGAGGGCCGGGAAATCCAAAGGCGGCCCGCTCCGAAAGAAGACAATGTCATCGATCTGAAAGAGGCCCTGCGCCGCAGTGCGAATGCCGATGGCGGAAAGAAAACCAGGACGACGGGCCGCAGGACTTCCCGGAAAGCGAGCTGA
- the ligD gene encoding DNA ligase D, translating into MGLQTYNAKRSFDKTPEPKGTRAEAQGSSFVIQKHDARRLHYDFRLEMDGVLKSWAVTRGPSLDPEDKRLAVHVEDHPLSYGDFEGAIPKGQYGGGTVIVWDRGVWRPIGDAKKGYRKGHLEFELDGEKLKGRWHLVRMHGKPGENRENWLLIKGDDEEARHQGGADILEERPESVKTGRSVEDVAAKPKDTWNSKPVSKKAAASSSGQKQAHALPKGARKQTLPSFVPPALATLKPKPPTGLRWLHEIKFDGYRLQVRLDHGKLQLLTRSGLDWTEKFGDAVARALKALPAETLLMDGEIVVERDSGASDFSALQQDLSEGRSDRFVFYAFDLLYLDGNDLRGAALTDRKALLEKLLPAGDPKLRYSEHFEESGELVLDHACRLSLEGVISKVKNSQYVSGRKGEWVKSKCSMRQEFVIGGYTLSSTSDHAIGSLALGVYEKGKLRHVGRVGTGYTGEVAEMLLGRLKPLDRKESPFGDKLSALARRDLHFVTPQLVAEVEFRAWSGDGNLRHASFRGLREDKPVEEIEREEKAVSDTNAPQSAIKFTHPDRLYWPDDGVTKEGLADYYAQVWRHMAPFVVDRPLALLRCPEGIEGQRFFQKHAWRGINKAVEQIKDPKDKDGEPLIRITDFDGLMALVQSATLEIHPWGATTANWEKPDMITMDIDPGEDVAWEEVIEAALELKRRFEDAGLAAFVKTSGGKGLHVVAPLKPQAGWAAVKAFAKAMAADMSKAEPDKYLSVATKAKRKGRLFIDYLRNGRGNTAVAPYSTRARPGAAISAPLEWSELTAEIGPAHFTVNNIGARLSALKKDPWDGFFAAAEPLPKKAR; encoded by the coding sequence ATGGGATTGCAGACCTATAACGCCAAGCGCAGTTTCGACAAGACGCCGGAGCCGAAGGGTACGCGGGCCGAAGCTCAAGGGTCGAGTTTCGTGATACAGAAACATGATGCCCGCCGGCTGCATTATGATTTCCGGCTGGAAATGGACGGGGTGTTGAAAAGCTGGGCGGTGACGCGTGGCCCCAGCCTCGATCCGGAGGACAAGCGCCTTGCGGTGCATGTCGAAGACCACCCGCTGAGCTATGGTGATTTCGAGGGCGCCATTCCCAAGGGACAATATGGCGGGGGAACGGTCATCGTCTGGGATCGTGGCGTCTGGAGGCCGATTGGGGATGCCAAGAAGGGGTATCGCAAAGGCCATCTCGAATTTGAACTTGATGGCGAAAAGCTGAAAGGGCGCTGGCACCTGGTGCGCATGCACGGAAAACCCGGTGAGAACAGGGAAAACTGGCTGCTGATCAAGGGTGATGATGAGGAGGCCCGGCATCAGGGTGGTGCGGATATTCTGGAGGAGCGGCCGGAATCGGTAAAGACCGGACGCAGCGTCGAGGATGTCGCGGCCAAACCGAAAGACACGTGGAATTCCAAGCCGGTATCGAAAAAGGCTGCTGCCTCTTCTTCCGGCCAAAAGCAGGCGCATGCCCTGCCCAAGGGCGCACGCAAGCAGACGCTTCCGTCCTTCGTGCCGCCGGCGCTGGCGACGCTGAAGCCGAAACCGCCGACCGGTTTGCGCTGGCTGCATGAAATCAAATTCGATGGTTACCGTCTGCAGGTGCGGCTTGATCACGGCAAACTCCAGCTTCTGACCCGCAGCGGGCTGGACTGGACGGAGAAGTTTGGCGATGCGGTGGCACGTGCGCTTAAAGCCCTGCCGGCGGAAACCCTGCTCATGGACGGGGAAATCGTCGTGGAACGCGACAGCGGCGCCTCCGATTTCTCGGCTTTGCAGCAGGATCTGAGTGAGGGGCGCAGCGACCGTTTCGTTTTTTACGCCTTCGACCTGCTTTACCTTGATGGCAATGATCTGCGCGGGGCGGCACTGACCGATCGCAAGGCGCTGCTGGAAAAGCTGCTGCCGGCGGGCGATCCAAAGCTTCGATACAGCGAACATTTCGAGGAGAGCGGCGAGCTCGTGCTGGACCATGCCTGCCGTCTCAGCCTTGAGGGCGTTATTTCCAAGGTTAAGAACAGCCAATATGTTTCCGGCCGTAAAGGCGAATGGGTGAAATCCAAATGCTCCATGCGGCAGGAATTCGTTATCGGCGGCTACACGCTCTCTTCGACATCGGACCACGCCATCGGCTCGCTGGCGCTTGGCGTTTATGAAAAGGGCAAGCTGCGCCATGTCGGCCGTGTCGGCACCGGCTACACGGGCGAAGTGGCCGAAATGCTGCTTGGCCGCCTGAAACCGCTGGACCGCAAGGAAAGCCCGTTTGGCGACAAGCTCTCCGCGCTTGCGCGCCGCGACCTTCACTTCGTCACGCCGCAACTGGTGGCGGAAGTGGAGTTCCGCGCCTGGTCTGGCGATGGCAATCTGCGTCATGCGTCCTTCCGGGGCCTGCGCGAAGACAAGCCGGTGGAAGAAATCGAACGCGAGGAGAAGGCCGTGAGCGATACAAACGCGCCGCAATCCGCCATCAAATTCACCCATCCGGACCGGCTTTACTGGCCGGACGATGGTGTGACCAAGGAGGGGCTCGCCGATTATTATGCGCAGGTATGGCGGCATATGGCGCCCTTCGTCGTCGATCGGCCACTGGCGCTGCTGCGTTGTCCCGAGGGTATAGAGGGGCAGCGTTTTTTCCAGAAACACGCCTGGCGCGGCATCAACAAGGCCGTGGAGCAGATCAAGGACCCAAAGGACAAGGATGGCGAACCGCTGATCCGCATCACCGATTTCGACGGCCTTATGGCTCTGGTTCAGTCCGCAACGCTCGAAATTCACCCATGGGGCGCAACGACTGCCAATTGGGAGAAGCCGGATATGATCACAATGGACATCGACCCCGGCGAAGACGTGGCCTGGGAAGAGGTGATCGAAGCGGCGTTGGAACTGAAACGGCGTTTCGAAGACGCCGGGCTTGCGGCCTTCGTCAAGACCTCCGGCGGCAAGGGCCTGCATGTCGTGGCGCCGCTCAAACCTCAGGCGGGCTGGGCCGCCGTCAAGGCATTTGCAAAAGCGATGGCCGCCGATATGTCGAAGGCTGAACCCGATAAATATCTTTCCGTGGCAACGAAAGCGAAACGCAAAGGCCGCCTTTTCATCGATTATCTGCGCAATGGCAGAGGCAATACGGCGGTTGCACCCTATTCGACCCGTGCACGACCGGGGGCGGCGATTTCCGCGCCGCTGGAATGGTCGGAACTCACGGCCGAGATCGGCCCGGCGCATTTTACCGTCAACAATATCGGCGCGCGCCTTTCGGCTCTGAAAAAAGACCCATGGGACGGTTTTTTCGCCGCAGCGGAACCGCTGCCGAAAAAAGCGCGCTGA
- a CDS encoding Ku protein encodes MARQVFWKGYLKLSLVTASVSLTPATTEGNKYSFHILNRKTGNRVESRYVDSITHRPVAAKNQVKGFPRAEDEYVLLEDEEIDAVALESTRTIDIRTFVPKGSIDWIWYDRPHFLRPEDKIGTEAFSVIREAMTANGVYGIARLVLYRRERAVLLEPSGKGIILWTLHYGEEVRESIDALDPKMKIEKPLLQAMEKRIGKQMTGWKPTLVQDPIQKKIKALLKTKGDETPSSKKKTGTKASTGGNVINIMDALKKSLAAEKRS; translated from the coding sequence ATGGCACGGCAGGTTTTCTGGAAGGGTTATCTGAAGCTGTCGCTGGTGACGGCCTCCGTCTCGCTGACACCAGCGACGACCGAGGGTAACAAATATTCCTTCCACATCCTCAATCGCAAAACCGGCAACCGTGTCGAGAGCCGCTATGTCGACAGCATCACTCATCGGCCTGTAGCAGCAAAAAACCAGGTGAAGGGGTTTCCCCGCGCCGAGGACGAGTATGTGCTGCTGGAAGACGAAGAGATCGATGCCGTGGCGCTGGAAAGCACCCGCACGATCGATATCAGGACTTTCGTACCGAAGGGCTCGATCGACTGGATCTGGTATGACCGCCCGCACTTCCTGCGCCCTGAAGACAAGATCGGCACCGAGGCCTTCAGCGTCATTCGCGAAGCCATGACGGCCAACGGCGTGTACGGCATTGCGCGGCTGGTGCTCTACCGCCGTGAACGGGCCGTTCTGCTGGAGCCTTCAGGCAAGGGCATCATCCTGTGGACGCTGCATTATGGCGAAGAGGTGCGCGAGAGCATCGACGCGCTTGACCCGAAAATGAAAATTGAAAAGCCGCTGCTGCAGGCCATGGAAAAGCGCATCGGCAAACAGATGACCGGCTGGAAGCCAACTTTGGTGCAGGACCCGATCCAGAAAAAGATCAAGGCGCTTTTGAAGACCAAAGGCGACGAGACACCGTCTTCCAAAAAGAAAACCGGCACAAAAGCCAGCACCGGCGGCAATGTTATCAACATCATGGACGCACTTAAAAAAAGCCTCGCCGCCGAAAAACGAAGCTGA
- a CDS encoding inorganic phosphate transporter has protein sequence MDVALALPLLVGLIAIALFFDFLNGLHDAANSIATIVSTRVLRPQYAVAWAAFFNFIAFLFFGLHVAETLGTGIIDPAIVSPQVIFAALIGAIVWNIVTWIFGIPSSSSHALIGGLVGAGFAKVGFNSIVWSGLLKTVGAIFMSPAIGFFLALLLVLAVSWLFVRQTPFAVDRTFRVMQFISASLYSLGHGGNDAQKTMGIIAVLLFSQGHLGESFYVPFWVVISCQSAMALGTLFGGWRIVHTMGSKITRLNPMQGFCAETGGALTLFGATWLGIPVSTTHTITGAIVGVGAARRVSAVRWGLAGNIVIAWIVTMPAAALISATVYGLTSLLG, from the coding sequence ATGGATGTCGCACTTGCCCTGCCGCTGCTTGTCGGCCTTATCGCCATCGCGCTGTTCTTCGATTTCCTGAACGGTCTCCATGACGCTGCAAATTCCATCGCCACCATCGTTTCCACCCGCGTATTGCGCCCGCAATATGCGGTTGCCTGGGCGGCGTTCTTCAATTTCATCGCCTTCCTGTTTTTCGGGCTGCATGTGGCGGAAACGCTCGGCACCGGCATCATCGATCCGGCCATCGTTTCGCCGCAGGTTATCTTTGCCGCCCTCATCGGCGCGATCGTCTGGAACATCGTCACCTGGATTTTCGGCATTCCCTCCAGTTCGTCACACGCGCTGATCGGCGGTCTCGTCGGTGCCGGATTTGCGAAAGTGGGCTTTAATTCCATCGTCTGGTCGGGCCTCTTGAAAACTGTCGGGGCCATCTTCATGTCGCCGGCCATCGGCTTTTTCCTGGCGCTGCTGCTGGTGCTCGCCGTTTCCTGGCTGTTCGTGCGGCAGACACCCTTTGCGGTGGATCGCACCTTCCGCGTCATGCAGTTCATCTCCGCCTCGCTTTATTCGCTCGGCCATGGCGGCAACGACGCGCAGAAGACCATGGGCATCATTGCCGTGCTGCTGTTCAGCCAGGGGCATTTGGGCGAAAGTTTCTACGTGCCGTTCTGGGTGGTCATTTCCTGCCAGTCGGCCATGGCGCTCGGCACATTGTTCGGCGGCTGGCGCATCGTGCACACCATGGGCTCGAAGATCACCCGGCTGAACCCGATGCAGGGTTTCTGCGCCGAAACCGGCGGCGCGCTGACATTGTTCGGCGCGACATGGCTCGGAATTCCGGTCTCCACCACCCACACGATTACCGGCGCCATCGTTGGCGTGGGGGCTGCCCGCCGGGTTTCGGCGGTACGCTGGGGGCTTGCCGGCAACATCGTCATCGCATGGATCGTGACCATGCCGGCCGCCGCACTGATTTCCGCCACCGTCTACGGGCTGACCTCGCTGCTCGGCTGA
- a CDS encoding DUF47 domain-containing protein: MMSIFRKLMPREDRFFDLFSKHSETVVKAAGALDQLLSGIDVEKNCDLIVALEDQADDITRDVLLAVRRSFITPFDRGDIKDLIQSMDDAIDMMHKTVKTIRLFEQGEFDPLMKEMGHEIVRAASLIAEAIPLLEKVGTNAQRLSAIAEEVTRVEGRSDELHDQGLKDLFRRHGAAGNAMAYLIGSEIYGELEKVVDRFEDVANEISGIVIENV; this comes from the coding sequence ATGATGAGCATTTTCCGCAAGCTGATGCCGCGCGAGGATCGTTTCTTCGACCTGTTCAGCAAACATTCCGAAACAGTCGTCAAGGCGGCAGGTGCGCTTGATCAACTGTTGAGCGGCATCGACGTCGAGAAGAATTGCGACCTTATCGTTGCCCTCGAAGATCAGGCGGATGACATTACCCGCGATGTGCTGCTTGCGGTGCGGCGCAGCTTCATCACCCCCTTTGATCGCGGCGACATCAAGGACCTCATCCAGTCCATGGATGACGCCATCGACATGATGCACAAGACGGTGAAGACCATCCGCCTCTTCGAACAGGGCGAATTCGACCCGCTGATGAAGGAGATGGGACACGAGATCGTGCGTGCGGCAAGCCTGATCGCCGAAGCCATTCCGCTTCTGGAAAAGGTCGGCACCAATGCGCAGCGCTTGTCGGCGATTGCCGAAGAAGTCACCCGCGTCGAAGGCCGCTCCGATGAGCTTCATGATCAGGGCCTGAAAGACCTTTTCCGCCGCCACGGTGCGGCCGGTAACGCCATGGCCTATTTGATCGGCAGCGAGATCTACGGCGAACTCGAAAAGGTCGTCGACCGCTTCGAGGATGTGGCCAACGAGATCAGCGGCATCGTTATCGAGAACGTCTGA